The following proteins come from a genomic window of Coffea arabica cultivar ET-39 chromosome 11c, Coffea Arabica ET-39 HiFi, whole genome shotgun sequence:
- the LOC113716740 gene encoding uncharacterized protein isoform X1 — translation MGTQVHCKSYLPGYYSMRDLNDDSNSSSWPLFYGDKTLTSAQYYNGYIPRTITDAYLGYDKDQLKQKMLEHEAVFKKQVYELHRLYRIQRDMMDEFRRKELNKRQMSMEPSSSSSLLGSQKPSEDAGKWHIASFPLANSGYPRPSVSGAEIVNSPLSCTKGNTVPAGRVNGCASNDCEVLEARPSKVRKKLFDLQLPADEYIDTEDGEQLNDGKIIEVSSSLPNGNHRKAPENDDKFFPNGGVGEKLGYQSNASASDSCTRGTVRLADLNEPVQLEDIAVASSVEFLGKSANHGESRGLNLSAKPSSGIHGLQKEIMNNAYSGNHNVTMTSVGSRGDERDWLSGVYESGDGCYSVAGQRKNNSIPQGFQKDKLPIPSQPAQLRVNNTCQPVGILPIDCEREERWKERATCGLENLDRVHNNSDYSHLESVMTSQMPNPYSFGNSSDFASSWSHSALSWGKPTSSFPQKLNSFHLYPSIQASSILSKSSQSSAQSHGGLVDKWHNNERSCLTPGMRSDVPTINGFYHGSSSGSKEVLARYPSVNISHLDCNKSDNMASICCLDHGPGELSNGCTKPAKDMDLNAVQTKCSSNEDVVIINDKSKPGDHLAALPWLRAKPSGKSETANVRRDSNSESFSFFQSSPSILFCEGEPLKDLNEMLTQKERANSSDCEVGIKKESRETQGIKKILGVPIFEKPSNFKNESSSSLSTSVSLPRTLSGEKVEMEVKNRLIDINLAFDEQLASEDLAVEKVMDTKVARVRNVIDLNSCVTEDEELLAPAGVSNSESVKIAVEIDLEAPVLETEDDVLAGEDDKRCEASLQPPEPEVEEANDEVIRIAAEAIVSLSSSNHLLPIEENTCQPTEDPLAECLLWFADAVSSCADKHNGPVSKEIRGTDSLVIGNYSSDEMDDFEVMTLQLQETKEEDYMPKPFVPEVQKIEESGPNSVPNRSRKGQTRRGRQRRDFQRDILPGLASLSRHEVTEDLQTFGGLMRATGHPWSSGLTRRNGTRNGGGRGRRRAVVVEAVSTVVATATCTPLMQQLNNIEAGLEDRSLTGWGKTTRRPRRQRCPAGNPTPATLT, via the exons ATGGGAACGCAAGTACATTGCAAAAGCTACTTGCCAGGTTATTATTCCATGAGGGACCTTAATGACGATTCTAACAGTAGTAGCTGGCCTCTGTTTTATGGAGACAAGACCTTAACAAGTGCACAATACTATAATGGATACATTCCAAGGACTATAACAGATGCATATCTAGGGTATGATAaggatcaattaaaacagaaaatgctTGAGCATGAGGCCGTATTCAAGAAGCAG GTTTATGAGCTCCACCGGCTTTACAGAATTCAAAGGGACATGATGGATGAATTCAGAAGGAAGGAACTAAATAAGCGTCAGATGTCTATGGAACCGTCATCTTCATCAAGCCTCCTAGGTTCCCAAAAGCCATCCGAAGATGCTGGGAAATGGCATAtagctagttttcctttggCAAATTCTGGCTATCCAAGACCTTCTGTGTCAGGTGCTGAAATCGTTAATTCACCTTTGAGTTGTACAAAAGGGAACACCGTGCCAGCTGGTCGAGTTAATGGTTGTGCGTCAAATGACTGCGAAGTGCTAGAGGCTAGGCCCTCCAAGGTGAGGAAAAAGTTGTTTGATCTTCAACTCCCTGCTGATGAATATATTGATACTGAAGATGGGGAACAGTTAAATGACGGTAAGATAATTGAGGTGTCAAGTTCTCTACCTAATGGGAATCACAGAAAAGCCCCTGAGAATGATGACAAATTTTTTCCTAATGGTGGTGTTGGTGAGAAATTGGGTTATCAAAGCAATGCTTCAGCATCGGACTCATGTACTAGAGGCACCGTCAGATTGGCTGATCTGAATGAGCCTGTTCAGCTCGAAGACATAGCTGTTGCCTCTTCTGTTGAATTTCTTGGTAAATCTGCTAATCATGGAGAGAGCAGAGGCCTAAATCTGTCTGCTAAACCAAGTTCAGGAATTCATGGCCTGCAAAAAGAAATAATGAATAATGCTTATTCTGGAAATCATAATGTAACTATGACTTCTGTTGGAAGTAGAGGCGATGAGAGAGACTGGCTTTCTGGAGTGTATGAATCAG GTGATGGTTGCTATTCTGTTGCAGGTCAGAGAAAGAATAACTCGATACCTCAAGGGTTCCAGAAAGATAAGTTGCCCATACCTTCCCAACCAGCACAATTGAGGGTTAACAACACTTGCCAACCTGTGGGTATTCTTCCAATTGACTGTGAAAGGGAAGAAAGGTGGAAAGAGAGAGCTACCTGTGGTTTGGAAAACCTTGACAGGGTTCACAATAACTCGGATTATAGCCATCTTGAATCGGTTATGACTTCCCAGATGCCCAATCCATACAGCTTTGGTAATTCCTCAGATTTTGCCAGTTCCTGGTCGCACTCTGCATTATCATGGGGAAAGCCGACAAGTAGCTTCCCTCAGAAGCTAAATTCTTTTCATCTATACCCATCAATACAGGCAtcgtcaattttgagtaagagTTCACAGTCATCTGCTCAAAGTCATGGTGGTTTGGTGGACAAGTGGCACAATAATGAGCGTTCTTGTTTGACTCCAGGCATGAGAAGTGATGTACCGACCATAAATGGGTTTTATCACGGGTCTTCCTCAGGGTCTAAGGAGGTGCTGGCTCGTTACCCTTCAGTTAACATTAGCCATCTGGACTGCAATAAAAGTGATAACATGGCATCTATATGCTGCTTAGATCATGGACCTGGGGAGTTATCAAACGGCTGTACAAAGCCTGCAAAAGACATGGACTTGAATGCGGTCCAAACAAAGTGTTCTTCCAATGAAGATGTTGTGATtataaatgataaaagtaagCCTGGAGACCATCTAGCAGCATTGCCTTGGCTTCGAGCTAAGCCATCTGGCAAGAGTGAGACTGCCAATGTCAGGAGAGATTCAAACTCAGAGAGCTTCAGCTTCTTTCAGTCTTCTCCAAGTATATTATTTTGTGAGGGTGAACCATTAAAAGATCTCAATGAAATGTTGACTCAGAAAGAGAgagcaaattcaagtgactgtGAGGTCGGTATAAAGAAAGAGAGTAGGGAGACCCAGGGTATAAAAAAGATTCTTGGGGTTCCCATTTTTGAAAAaccttcaaatttcaaaaatgaGTCATCCTCATCTCTCTCAACTTCAGTTAGCCTTCCTCGCACTCTTTCAGGAGAAAAAGTGGAAATGGAAGTGAAAAATAGACTGATTGATATTAATTTGGCTTTTGATGAGCAGCTTGCTTCAGAAGATTTGGCTGTTGAGAAGGTAATGGACACAAAGGTTGCTCGTGTTAGGAATGTCATTGATTTGAACTCCTGTGTCACTGAGGATGAAGAGCTATTGGCACCCGCTGGCGTGAGCAACAGTGAGAGTGTGAAGATTGCTGTGGAGATAGATCTGGAAGCTCCAGTTCTGGAGACTGAGGATGATGTTCTGGCTGGGGAAGACGATAAGCGGTGCGAGGCATCTCTTCAACCACCAGAACCAGAAGTGGAGGAAGCAAATGATGAAGTTATCAGGATAGCTGCAGAAGCTatagtttctctttcttcttctaatCATCTGCTTCCTATTGAAGAGAACACGTGCCAACCAACTGAAGATCCTTTGGCAGAATGCCTGTTATGGTTCGCTGATGCAGTGTCTTCTTGTGCAGATAAACACAATGGCCCTGTGAGCAAAGAAATAAGAGGCACTGATAGTTTAGTAATTGGCAATTACTCTTCTGATGAGATGGATGATTTTGAGGTCATGACTTTGCAGCTGCAGGAAACTAAAGAAGAAGATTACATGCCTAAACCTTTTGTTCCAGAAGTTCAAAAAATTGAAGAATCTGGACCAAATTCGGTACCAAATCGATCTAGGAAGGGACAGACAAGGAGAGGCAGGCAGCGGAGGGACTTTCAAAGGGATATCCTTCCTGGCCTGGCTTCTTTGTCGAGGCATGAGGTAACTGAAGACCTTCAGACATTTGGAGGGCTAATGAGAGCTACAGGCCATCCTTGGAGCTCAGGGTTGACAAGGAGGAACGGTACAAGGAATGGAGGTGGCAGGGGAAGACGACGAGCAGTGGTTGTTGAAGCTGTATCCACTGTTGTTGCGACTGCAACTTGCACTCCTCTGATGCAGCAGCTTAACAATATTGAAGCTGGTTTGGAGGACCGAAGTCTAACAGGGTGGGGCAAGACAACCAGACGCCCCCGCCGTCAAAGATGCCCTGCTGGTAATCCTACTCCTGCGACGTTAACGTAA
- the LOC113716740 gene encoding uncharacterized protein isoform X2 — protein sequence MGTQVHCKSYLPGYYSMRDLNDDSNSSSWPLFYGDKTLTSAQYYNGYIPRTITDAYLGYDKDQLKQKMLEHEAVFKKQVYELHRLYRIQRDMMDEFRRKELNKRQMSMEPSSSSSLLGSQKPSEDAGKWHIASFPLANSGYPRPSVSGAEIVNSPLSCTKGNTVPAGRVNGCASNDCEVLEARPSKVRKKLFDLQLPADEYIDTEDGEQLNDGKIIEVSSSLPNGNHRKAPENDDKFFPNGGVGEKLGYQSNASASDSCTRGTVRLADLNEPVQLEDIAVASSVEFLGKSANHGESRGLNLSAKPSSGIHGLQKEIMNNAYSGNHNVTMTSVGSRGDERDWLSGVYESGQRKNNSIPQGFQKDKLPIPSQPAQLRVNNTCQPVGILPIDCEREERWKERATCGLENLDRVHNNSDYSHLESVMTSQMPNPYSFGNSSDFASSWSHSALSWGKPTSSFPQKLNSFHLYPSIQASSILSKSSQSSAQSHGGLVDKWHNNERSCLTPGMRSDVPTINGFYHGSSSGSKEVLARYPSVNISHLDCNKSDNMASICCLDHGPGELSNGCTKPAKDMDLNAVQTKCSSNEDVVIINDKSKPGDHLAALPWLRAKPSGKSETANVRRDSNSESFSFFQSSPSILFCEGEPLKDLNEMLTQKERANSSDCEVGIKKESRETQGIKKILGVPIFEKPSNFKNESSSSLSTSVSLPRTLSGEKVEMEVKNRLIDINLAFDEQLASEDLAVEKVMDTKVARVRNVIDLNSCVTEDEELLAPAGVSNSESVKIAVEIDLEAPVLETEDDVLAGEDDKRCEASLQPPEPEVEEANDEVIRIAAEAIVSLSSSNHLLPIEENTCQPTEDPLAECLLWFADAVSSCADKHNGPVSKEIRGTDSLVIGNYSSDEMDDFEVMTLQLQETKEEDYMPKPFVPEVQKIEESGPNSVPNRSRKGQTRRGRQRRDFQRDILPGLASLSRHEVTEDLQTFGGLMRATGHPWSSGLTRRNGTRNGGGRGRRRAVVVEAVSTVVATATCTPLMQQLNNIEAGLEDRSLTGWGKTTRRPRRQRCPAGNPTPATLT from the exons ATGGGAACGCAAGTACATTGCAAAAGCTACTTGCCAGGTTATTATTCCATGAGGGACCTTAATGACGATTCTAACAGTAGTAGCTGGCCTCTGTTTTATGGAGACAAGACCTTAACAAGTGCACAATACTATAATGGATACATTCCAAGGACTATAACAGATGCATATCTAGGGTATGATAaggatcaattaaaacagaaaatgctTGAGCATGAGGCCGTATTCAAGAAGCAG GTTTATGAGCTCCACCGGCTTTACAGAATTCAAAGGGACATGATGGATGAATTCAGAAGGAAGGAACTAAATAAGCGTCAGATGTCTATGGAACCGTCATCTTCATCAAGCCTCCTAGGTTCCCAAAAGCCATCCGAAGATGCTGGGAAATGGCATAtagctagttttcctttggCAAATTCTGGCTATCCAAGACCTTCTGTGTCAGGTGCTGAAATCGTTAATTCACCTTTGAGTTGTACAAAAGGGAACACCGTGCCAGCTGGTCGAGTTAATGGTTGTGCGTCAAATGACTGCGAAGTGCTAGAGGCTAGGCCCTCCAAGGTGAGGAAAAAGTTGTTTGATCTTCAACTCCCTGCTGATGAATATATTGATACTGAAGATGGGGAACAGTTAAATGACGGTAAGATAATTGAGGTGTCAAGTTCTCTACCTAATGGGAATCACAGAAAAGCCCCTGAGAATGATGACAAATTTTTTCCTAATGGTGGTGTTGGTGAGAAATTGGGTTATCAAAGCAATGCTTCAGCATCGGACTCATGTACTAGAGGCACCGTCAGATTGGCTGATCTGAATGAGCCTGTTCAGCTCGAAGACATAGCTGTTGCCTCTTCTGTTGAATTTCTTGGTAAATCTGCTAATCATGGAGAGAGCAGAGGCCTAAATCTGTCTGCTAAACCAAGTTCAGGAATTCATGGCCTGCAAAAAGAAATAATGAATAATGCTTATTCTGGAAATCATAATGTAACTATGACTTCTGTTGGAAGTAGAGGCGATGAGAGAGACTGGCTTTCTGGAGTGTATGAATCAG GTCAGAGAAAGAATAACTCGATACCTCAAGGGTTCCAGAAAGATAAGTTGCCCATACCTTCCCAACCAGCACAATTGAGGGTTAACAACACTTGCCAACCTGTGGGTATTCTTCCAATTGACTGTGAAAGGGAAGAAAGGTGGAAAGAGAGAGCTACCTGTGGTTTGGAAAACCTTGACAGGGTTCACAATAACTCGGATTATAGCCATCTTGAATCGGTTATGACTTCCCAGATGCCCAATCCATACAGCTTTGGTAATTCCTCAGATTTTGCCAGTTCCTGGTCGCACTCTGCATTATCATGGGGAAAGCCGACAAGTAGCTTCCCTCAGAAGCTAAATTCTTTTCATCTATACCCATCAATACAGGCAtcgtcaattttgagtaagagTTCACAGTCATCTGCTCAAAGTCATGGTGGTTTGGTGGACAAGTGGCACAATAATGAGCGTTCTTGTTTGACTCCAGGCATGAGAAGTGATGTACCGACCATAAATGGGTTTTATCACGGGTCTTCCTCAGGGTCTAAGGAGGTGCTGGCTCGTTACCCTTCAGTTAACATTAGCCATCTGGACTGCAATAAAAGTGATAACATGGCATCTATATGCTGCTTAGATCATGGACCTGGGGAGTTATCAAACGGCTGTACAAAGCCTGCAAAAGACATGGACTTGAATGCGGTCCAAACAAAGTGTTCTTCCAATGAAGATGTTGTGATtataaatgataaaagtaagCCTGGAGACCATCTAGCAGCATTGCCTTGGCTTCGAGCTAAGCCATCTGGCAAGAGTGAGACTGCCAATGTCAGGAGAGATTCAAACTCAGAGAGCTTCAGCTTCTTTCAGTCTTCTCCAAGTATATTATTTTGTGAGGGTGAACCATTAAAAGATCTCAATGAAATGTTGACTCAGAAAGAGAgagcaaattcaagtgactgtGAGGTCGGTATAAAGAAAGAGAGTAGGGAGACCCAGGGTATAAAAAAGATTCTTGGGGTTCCCATTTTTGAAAAaccttcaaatttcaaaaatgaGTCATCCTCATCTCTCTCAACTTCAGTTAGCCTTCCTCGCACTCTTTCAGGAGAAAAAGTGGAAATGGAAGTGAAAAATAGACTGATTGATATTAATTTGGCTTTTGATGAGCAGCTTGCTTCAGAAGATTTGGCTGTTGAGAAGGTAATGGACACAAAGGTTGCTCGTGTTAGGAATGTCATTGATTTGAACTCCTGTGTCACTGAGGATGAAGAGCTATTGGCACCCGCTGGCGTGAGCAACAGTGAGAGTGTGAAGATTGCTGTGGAGATAGATCTGGAAGCTCCAGTTCTGGAGACTGAGGATGATGTTCTGGCTGGGGAAGACGATAAGCGGTGCGAGGCATCTCTTCAACCACCAGAACCAGAAGTGGAGGAAGCAAATGATGAAGTTATCAGGATAGCTGCAGAAGCTatagtttctctttcttcttctaatCATCTGCTTCCTATTGAAGAGAACACGTGCCAACCAACTGAAGATCCTTTGGCAGAATGCCTGTTATGGTTCGCTGATGCAGTGTCTTCTTGTGCAGATAAACACAATGGCCCTGTGAGCAAAGAAATAAGAGGCACTGATAGTTTAGTAATTGGCAATTACTCTTCTGATGAGATGGATGATTTTGAGGTCATGACTTTGCAGCTGCAGGAAACTAAAGAAGAAGATTACATGCCTAAACCTTTTGTTCCAGAAGTTCAAAAAATTGAAGAATCTGGACCAAATTCGGTACCAAATCGATCTAGGAAGGGACAGACAAGGAGAGGCAGGCAGCGGAGGGACTTTCAAAGGGATATCCTTCCTGGCCTGGCTTCTTTGTCGAGGCATGAGGTAACTGAAGACCTTCAGACATTTGGAGGGCTAATGAGAGCTACAGGCCATCCTTGGAGCTCAGGGTTGACAAGGAGGAACGGTACAAGGAATGGAGGTGGCAGGGGAAGACGACGAGCAGTGGTTGTTGAAGCTGTATCCACTGTTGTTGCGACTGCAACTTGCACTCCTCTGATGCAGCAGCTTAACAATATTGAAGCTGGTTTGGAGGACCGAAGTCTAACAGGGTGGGGCAAGACAACCAGACGCCCCCGCCGTCAAAGATGCCCTGCTGGTAATCCTACTCCTGCGACGTTAACGTAA